Sequence from the Rutidosis leptorrhynchoides isolate AG116_Rl617_1_P2 chromosome 3, CSIRO_AGI_Rlap_v1, whole genome shotgun sequence genome:
aacgacaacccgtatcttcttgctcgccgcgagttaaatttttttgccagcaccattaggctcgaaataattttatcaacacaacgaaactaactacgttcgaaccggacagattttaaaaaacactaaagacgacgacaccaacaacgacgcataacacatgggccgttttcctttctgtaaataaaactgcgttaaatataaatacgtcgGCGGAAAGCtctcgccgcatcgcgcgggccggatccggactagtttAAACTAAAAGTGTTGGTGTAACAACTGAAATCaagtaagaataagaataagaataaaagGTGGAGTAGCATATATGTTGTGTTCGAATAGAGTGAGATAGAGGAAACGCCGATTTCTAGAAATAAGATGAACCACTCCATGGGAAAGGAATCAAAGGTTTCTATTGTTTATCTAATAGTAATAAGTTTATAAATATGAATAACTTTTTTAGTGAAATGTCCAAATAAGTTGATGGATTTACCATTAATTTTTTGGATAGAATTACCTGATAGCATATTTTTTGTATAGTGTTTTAATAATCATTTCATGAACTCTGAATTTTATTGTACCCATTAAGAAGTATTTAATGAAGTCACAAttccattatatttttttttagtgaAATGTCCAAATAAGTTGATGGATTACCATTAATTTTTTGGATAGAGTTACCTGATAACATGTATTTTTGTATAGTGTTTTAATAATCATTTCATGAACTCAGAATTTTACATGTACCCATTAATTAGAAGTATTTAATGAAGTCACAatcattatattttataaataaatatgtagataattaagattatacatatataaaatacatgTTATTAGATTGAATTAATGAGTACTAACTTAAAATGTTATAGAGTAGTCATTACGTTTCAATTCTATAATCCAGTATTATTTTTTAATTTCTTAAAGTAATTGTTTACTTCTATAAATTGAAAAAAATAATATGATAAAGTTATTTATGCTCATACTTTATACATGTAAGACAAAAAATGAGCAAAAATTAAAAAAGTAAGACTGAAAAGTTAACAAAAAAATATATGTGTCAGTCAATTTTTCtttaattatgttttttttttatctCCCAACAATGGATTTGAGACTGAGAGACTATTATTTTAGAAAATTTTGATTTATTAAATTTTGTATAACGTGTGCCAAAACCCTTTGGTACTGTTAACGATCAGCATATGGTGCTTGTACATGTGTGTGAATGCAGAAAGTTTGGTGCAGCTTGCTTGTCATTGATGTAACTTGTGCATATATAAATAGTTGAGTTTTGAGATTGATCTATACATGGTAATTAACCAAGTTCATTCACTATAATATAAGCTTCAAGTATCAATATCAAACAAGAACAACTTCCAAATTATATACCCGATTCATTATACCCAAATCATACATATACACCCTTCCCATGGCTTCCGTTatcgataatatatatatatttttcaacaAAGGTGAAAAATATAAAATACGATATACAAGACAAGATCGTGCATGTAAATCAATATATGAATCTATTGAAAGGATAATAGATCCTAGGGAACGGGTATTGAATTCTAAACAAATTTCAAAAATTAAATCGATTTATATAGAATTACAAGACCCTCCCCCACAACTTCCATTGTTGTTTGCATCACGGATGGGATATACATACCTTGTATGGTGTTTTTTAAAATGTGTATCACAAACGAATACAAATTTGCACACTGGTGAAACAGGAGAGATTGAGGTTCAAAACTTCTTGTGGCTCCGTAGTGCCACGTGGAATGACACAGCATTCAGCTGGGCTGTTAAAAACAATACTATTAATTATGTAGCAAGAGCACTGTTAGAGATTTCTTCTCTGGAGCGTTTGATGTCAGAGAGGGATGAAAATGGAAAGTCTCCAATTTCCATGTTGGACAACTACGATGCATACACAATTCAATATTTGGAGTTAGCTAGAAGAGAAAATGTGGATAGCCCAACATCACTCTTGATGCAGATTATTGATAAACAAAAAGGTAACTTTACAATCttacatacatatatacgtacAATTTATGCATAGAATAATTCCATAAAAATAACTTATAAAAATAAATTATGTCATCTTTTTCTAAAGATTGAATATTAAATTTTAGATgactttataaattttaatatatatatatatatatatatatatatatatatatatatatatatatatatatatatatatatatatatatatatatatatatatatatatatatatatacatacatatacatatacatatacataataggAATGGTTTGGATTGTGGTCAATTTGGATCAGGTTTGAGTGTTGTCGATTACTAGATACTACTAGTTTATAACTCGCGAATTTACGagatttaaacataaataaattgtgtaaaaaaaaatacATTTAAAGTTGaaatataatactattattatgtaATAAAGTAATTATAAATGTGATATTGTGTACATACATATGGACTGAGGATTGCATATGGAGTGAGCATTGCATTGCAAATAACTAGTATATAATTTGAGATTTAACTCAGAAGATAAAAACTGTCATGGTTTTAGGGGAGATTTCCAAACACTACTTATTGTCCTAAGCGGTGGCTTAAGCATGATTTTActgggggcgaaattttttttaaaagcgtagcaatttttttggacaaaatacggAGTTTTTAGGGCGAAAATTGGAGGTTTTTAGACATAATATTgaggtttttggacaaaatttgaaggtttgtgcgCAAAATTTGAATGCTTTGGGCAAAATTTGGAGaattttgagcaaaatttgaaggttttgaggcaaaatatcTATGTTTTGgggccaaaaaaaaaaattcacggaTGGCGAAtttgaaaaatccaaaattttaacactgaaaattgcaaatacACTAGGGGCGGGCGCCCCCGGTCCCCACATAGAACCGCCCCTGCCTCGTAAGTTGACTGAAGTAAGTAGTGATTGAAAAGAATGTTATATGTTAGTGCAAATCGTATGAGTGTGATCATTAGTTGCATCGTGAAAACGTTTACGTTACCCAATTGATCTGCAGAAGAATAAGAGCAGTattttatatatgaatatgatatgatatgatgtgCTCCGTACATGTCAAGGATGAGAGCATACTATGGCTTTGAACTAAATAAATACTATGCAATTATGCATCACACGAGTCTATTTAATCTCTTGAAAGTCAGTAGACCTATGAGTATGTTATACTCCGATACATAGTTATTGACTGCGTTATAATTACCTTAGACCCACTTGTATGTAGAACAATTGATTTAAGTTATACTCCGTAATTACTTATGACTAGGTTATAATTACTTTAGACCCACTCGTATGTAGAACGATTGACCAAGTTATAATAAACAACAAAATTGTGATATATCACCAAATATCAACCCGCTTTGTTCTAAAATAACTTACAAAAAGAGTCTTTATCTCCTACATATATAGGTGGTAATTTCATACCGTTTACTTTTATATGACAGATAATCGTTGTGTGACAGAGTGTAAAAAAGTAACTTGTACTAAAGAATGCATAAATAAatagatttataaatatataaaaaaatatttatgaTTACTTTAAAGTGAGATTATGAATAAAGTTAATCAATATATTAAGTAAGACAACAAAAATTCTAACCCACAACGCCATTCATAGACCAACAATGTTCCCTTTTTTTAACAGCAGTAGCAATTAAGACCCATAACCAACATTCATAACCAACATGCAGATACAATTATGATCCAAGTCCCAACGGCAGCACCAATAATGACCCATATCCATGTTATCTTGGAAAAATTGTCCCATAACACAAGAACAGACCCATACCATAAAGGTGCAAAGTCGACCCAAGTCAAATGCTTGTAAGTCTACCACGGATGTTTTTTCAAAATTTGTTGACGTAATTTAAATTTTCAGATAATAGAGATATTAAATGGGAAATGTGTTATCGGTATTAACATactgaattttgacattttagccAAATACATCTATATGACTAGTGGTGGAACTTGAGCCCGGATACAGATGGGGCGAGTGTAAaaatgtaataaattttttaaagTCAGCAGAGATAAACACTAAAagaaaacttattttgtggtaagGATCGATATCCCCAACACAATGTTCTACAATATAAGCCCAAAAGTCCAtctttattctaaaaccaattggtgatagaatgaTTTCtcattagacttatatacatacatttatcttATCTCATTACAGATGTGAGACTTTGATTTGCACCCTTACATCATTGGATTGCCTTACTTTAGACAAGATATACCAAGTATATTGCGAAAATATTCACTTAATAATTACTTTAATGAAAGGCTGAAGATAAATAAGAATGTTCAAATAAAATGACATTACATAacttttttaaattatattatgttatattatattatattatattaattattaaccaTTAACCATATATACTAATGGGGACCAAAAATTTGGTCGTTTTGGCCCCATTCCCACCCAAATTTGCGCAAAAACGACAACAGTGGGAAAAAGAGGGGAAAAAAACAAACACCCCCTCACACTTTTTCATACTTTTTAAATTAGGTCCCCATGGTAGGGGTATAAAATGaaacttattattttaattaaaaatacaCCATATATACTAATGGGGACCAAAAATTTGGTCGTTTTGGCCCCATTCCCACCCAAATTTGAGCAAAAACGACAATAGTGGGAAAAAGAGGGGAAAAAACAAACACCCCTCACACTTTTTCAAACTTTTTAAATTAGGTCCCCATGGTAGGGGTATAAAATGaaacttattattttaattaaaaataccGTATTTTTAACGGgacatatctttccgctcgcctcgcgttaaattttttcgaactcaccgttcaactcaaaaaaaacttgcgaacacaacgggactaactatacgcgaaacggacacttctaaaaaaacgctaaatacctcgaatatattcaatacatatacacacctatacTAACTAAGTGTATCAAAAATCACCCGTAGCAAAACGTTTTTACTTATGTAGATACATAACGCTCCGTTAACTATGCATACGTAACCCGAAAggccccgcggcatcgcgcgggcccaTTTTACTAGTTATAATACTAATTGGCATGAGCTGGTACTGTTCACGAGGTTAATATTGTCTTTCACTAACTTGACAAGGGTAAATAGGTAACTACACATTATTCTCAAACACCTTTGGCCACCGATCACCACCACCTTTTTTCCCTTTTAGCCCCCCACCATAAACCACTTCAACAACTTGCAACCACCTGCTCCAGACTATCGAAATCCACCGTCAGCCACGATGACGTCGCAACCACCGCCATCCACTACCGGATCCCGGCCACTGAGAATGTATCACCACTAAATACCACCTCAAACACCAAAATCAGCCTTCGGTTACCACAGTTATCAACCTCCAGCAAACATCATATTTCGTCCACCACTACGACCTTCGTCTACAGCCACCATCATCAACCTCCTACCACCACTACGATTCCCTTCCACCACCACTATCATTCTCCTGCCACCAGCACCCAGGACCACTAAGAACATAAATCTGAGTATAaaggtacaaaaaaaaaaaaaaagggattgGTGGTGGATGGCGGTTTGGTCGGGACAGAAGAAGGTAGCGATGGTGTGGGAGAGAGAAAACGATATGAGCACCGGTGGTAAGGTCTAACACGTGGGAATGGCTGGTGGCGCAAGGATGGACGCCTGAAATTATGGTTGTCAATTGGACTGGGAAAAATGTGgttaagacaaaaaaaaaaaaaaaaaaaaaaaaaataaaataaaataaaaaagaagatGGTGACGGCTGAAATTGTAAATAAAATTAGGGTTGTTATTTGAGGGAAAAGAGATGGTGAACTCATCTATCTATTCTATTTCTTTTATCAAGATTTTTAATGGGCTTTGACCCAACATGATTAATGATTGACTTTTATAATAAGACATAAAACaataaagcaataaaataaaaataaaattgcaaacatgtttatatacaaaatatacatacataaaattattaaggtatatttttatatatcaaaaCATGgattttttagttttattttttgaaAATTTTTCTCCATTATTTTTCACAAAtttttttactctttttttttacgtccacttttttattttttttattttttaaaagttTGATTAACAAACCGTCAACATTTTGTTTAAAAGTTAAATTTACTGACCAAAATCATCCCgaattatttttataacttttttccACCTCTTTTTTCCCCTTCATTTTTAATTCTTTATTTTCAAAACATTTGATTAGCCGACTGTTAATCGTTTTTTATAAACGTTAAATTAATCAACCGTCAACCGACAAAATCACCCCGCATCTAAATAATTTTCTTACAACTTTTTTTACTTCTTTTTTCCCTTTCATCTTTCATTCCTTTATTTTAAAAGGTTTGATTAACTTATCATTAACTGTTTTCTTAAACGTTCAATTAACCGATCGTTAACCGACTAAAACCACCCCGCAACAAAGCGCGGTCTTTTCTCCTCGTTGTAACTAATAGTGAAAATAAGAAGATAGTATATCTTGGGTCATATACCAAGAAAACACAATTCTAAATGAGGGAAACCATTGATGCGATTAACATACTTTTTTATGACAGTTTAAAACCGAACAATTTTAAAGACAACTAATAATCACCTAGAACATATAAACAAACATTTTTCATACATCTTATGTAAATTTTATGACAACTTAAGTGAGAATAGATATTATTATAAAATCGACTTCCAGCAATTACCATTTTTCCATGCTGGAAAGATTGAACATAATCAagaaaataatatcataaaactgGTAAAGCTACCTTCTTAAATGTTTTGGAAAATTTGTGTTGGTCCAAAACTAAGTCATCTCTGCTCCTCAAGTGGCAAGCTTTTCTCTTTAGTTGGGGCATGCAACCACATCTGAGTCGACAATATCATGTTAGTACAAAATTTGTAATGCAAAAAAGTCATATTCAATTAACGACAGAAGCATTCGTATATACCAGTATACAACTCCTTGATAGTGTCAAATGTATGAAGAAAATTATTAGGATTACTTTTTGGGAAAATGACCCGAAAAGGTAACTTATATTGTCTAATTTGACAGTCAAGATAACTTCCAATTCGCTAATTACCAAAAAGGATTTTGAATTTAAAATTGTCGGAGAAAAGGTAATTATCGTTAAATTCGTTAATGATCGTTAGTTAAAAACATGATTGGTCCAAGTTTCTTAAAAAATTGCACCCATaacctcttcatcatcttcaagatcTTCACCACCATCTTCACTTTTCATTTTACATCCCAACATACTTACACCTCTATCTATTACATCCAAGATCAAAGTAATTTGAACTCCCTACAAAATTAATGAAATTAGTAGTAACATTACCCAAAAGCGGGCTGTTCTTGAAGCTTTTTGCACTCACCGGAGTTGGTGACGGCTAGCGGCGGTCCAAGGTGGATCTCGTTCAAAACTGAAAACTAGAACACCAAAAGCTGCATAATGTAGCATTTAAATCATTCTAACATTTCTCCATTCTTAATTTTTTCAAAAACATAGCCAATTTTCCCAACAGTTCGATTTATGTATTAATATTTTCGGATCTAAATTTTTTGATAAATCGATGAATACTAAGAGTTAGCTCCTGAAATTTTGAGGAAATGTTCAGATTTAATTAAAACACGAGATGTATTTATCTGTATAATTTTGCTCATTAAAAGGATGATCATAATGAAAAGGACTTGTGATGAAATCTTTTAAGAAACTTCAGGGACCAACTGTGTATTTTTGACTAATGATCATTAATCAATTTGACGATGATTACCTTTTCTCTGAAAATTTTAAAATCAAAATCCTTCTCGGACATTAGCGAATCGggagttaccttgattgtcaaatttgacaatatATCTTATTTTTTTGAGACATTTGTTTTTACTTTTTCTACACTAAATAACACCGAATAGATTTGTCTTTTTATAAGGTtccattaaatatatttttaatgggggatgattctcacacactgttttttgatcctcacacaccaatttacttgaactcctccctaataatagggtaaaagggtgtgtgaggatcaaaaaacagtgtgtgagaatcatcccccattttTAATGGTTGTCCTTTTCACCGACATCTATTTTAAAAGTTCCATTAAATCTAATCTAATATAAGGAGAATAACATGATCTTTCATCCCCGATCGACTTCTAATAATattgtttctctttttttttttttttcctttcatcCTACACACTACACGTACACTCGTCTTAGCATTTCATAATAATTTCTCTCGACACATCCAGGGGCAGAAACACAAGGGGGCCGGGGGGGCCTGCCCGCGAGTGAATTTGAAATTTTTAGCCTAAATTTTTTGAATATTTTTATTTTGTCCCCAGCAGGGACGGAGCTTGAAGTAAAATACGAGGGTGGCCGAGTTAAATCAAGCAAAACATGTAGTGTCAACATCATTTGGCCTTTGAGTTTCACCATAATGCTCATTTGGTTGATTATGGTGTTGAGTTTCCTGTTCATCCTCGAAAACTTGAAACGTTTATTTTCCTGAATTGCATCATCTATTATGTCACCGAATTATCTCTTAGAAAAAGAAGTTATTTTTTTCGGTTATGACTTTTCAGCTACTAAAGAAAATATTACAGAGTACATAATTATTCTAGTAGTTTAATTAATCATTAAATTAATCAATACATTTAATTTAAAGCAAAAAACGTTGTTTGTTAAACATTCACTTTAACAAGATACTAATATTcagtttatttataaaaatattatattaaaccTAAATCAATTAATAAAAGAGTCGAGTGTTATAAAGACATAACTTTTGGAACAAACATTACACAAGTATAACGATTTATGATATGATATACGAGTatataataaagaaaataaaaaaataaagatacCTTTGGTTTGACTTTGTTATCTAGCCATAGACTAAGAAAAAGAAAAAggctataatttataatttaaatcaATGTCGGTTGGAAATGAAGACAAGAAAGTGAATTAAAAATCTCAACTCTTCAGACCCTTTAAAATACAAGAGTTGTTATCTTATTGGGATGGCCAGACTGcaaatttttatatatgaaactcaGAAAAATATGAAAAATGCTACATAGTCCAAATTTTGCTGGAGTGGCCGGGGCCCTCCCCTGCCCCTAGTATGCTTCGTCCCTGGTCCCCAGTAAAATTTGTGTGTGTGTTCAAGAGATTGAGATGGTAAGATAAGTGTATAGGTGGGTGTGAAATAAAATATGATGAGAGAGAGAGAGCGAGGCTGGATTAGGGAAGAATATCGCTAGGCTTTCTTGTTGTTGAGGTGTTATTTTATTTCGTCGTTGGCTTGCTTGATATGTGGTTTTgggtagtgttttttttttttggccttATATATAGTTGCTAGTTGTCTTGTGTTTCTGTTGTTTCATGCTTTAGACTTTGACGGTTTGACCTTGTTGTTGGCTCATCTTTAGATAACGTTGATTTAGTATGCTtttgtttaactttctagttacgaGTCAAATGTATTGTTTCTCTGTATGTTTCTAGGTCTAATTCATTATTTGATGGAGAGGCTCTCTTATATAGtgttatttttccagaaaataacccTCTCCTAGTGTTAGATATAATGGGTGAAATTTACTCGTTGTATTATTTGTACTAATTAACTTCTCTTCAAGGCCTTACATCACCAAAGTTATATTCTCATATGATAGCTAGTTTGTTCACAGAAACAAAAGTCTACAATAGCAGTCTTATGGATGAGGAATCATACCCTTACTCACATAAAAGTGTAACACAAAAGTCTTTGGAGAAACTTAATAACGGTGTACTCGAAGTGACACCGAGCAATAATACGATTCTTCACCTTGTTTCCATGCTTGGAAACGTTAAATATGCGAACAATATAATTAAAGAACATCCATCACTGCTATACATTCGTAATTCTGAAGGGGAGACAGCTGCTTATGTCGCTGCAAGTGAGGGACACATGGACATTCTTGAAATAATGattcactatttcaaaataaaaaaggATGACATCGAATCGCTTGTTACAAGGACCATGGACAACAACACTGCATTGCATGTTGCAATTCAAAATCATCATGTTGGTGTAATATTCTTGTTGATCAAACAAATTCCTCAACTTGCAAACCGTATAAATAATTTAAAAGAGAGCCCAATTTACCTTGTTGCTGAAAGAGGTAGTTATCATCGTATTCTCAAACTCATACTGGACAACTGTGAGCATAGAACTTTTGAGGGACCAAATGGCAGAACAGCATTACATGCAGCAGCCATTTCTGGATCATCgggtaatttttttattttttatttatttatttttttttttttttatatgctaCCTCTCGAATAATCCATGCCTTGCATCGATCATATAATTTAACTTTGACATTTAATTTGTCAACGTACAATTCTGATGGCATTTgtagtttatttatatatagttaagtTATAGTATACAATTATATATACAACCTTTAAGATTTGATTTACTGATCAGTcccattgtttataaataaattcaATCTAATTAAATTTAACTTaatctaattattaataataattaatcaaataAATTGTCATCATAAATTTTGTTactataatattaaatatataatgagaAACATTCATTTTCATTCTTATCttaatttttttctttaaaaatcaGGAGATAAATCTCAGCCCTTATATCAATATAATTAATGGCTAGGTTAAAAACGCGGGACAATCACATGTGAAGCAAAATTAAGGATTCAAATGAAAATTtctccatatataatatataatattgttAAAAGTCGCTAAATTAATTTAAGGTCGTGTTTAGTAATAATTACTCAAATAGTTTTTGGCATACcgatatcaagaaacgtttatcaaatttgaGGTTGTGAGTTTGAGTTTTGTCGTAGACAAAAGGAATGTGTGTATTGGTGTTGGAAAGTTattccacatcggtcatgggacaaaacaaatgtaggtatataagtctaaggggaagtccctctatcaccaattggttttagaaaaggatgaacttttaaacttatatTGTAGCAAATGTTGTTGGACTATCGATATATTAattctgtcatggtatcagagcttaggtaagCGGTTTTACAAAGCGAGTCTGAGTCAGGCCCTCATGTGTGTGCcgccgtcgctacaaagagatCGAGTCAGGCCGCTatctctacaaccgttccacgcctcgatgtgagggggcgtgctgggaagttatcccacatcggtcatgggacaaaacaaatgtatgtatataagtttaagggaaagtctctctatcaccaattggttttagaaaaggatagaCTTTTAGACTTATATTGTAGCAAATGTTGTTGGACTATCGATATATTAATTCTGTCAGTCAGTTGgttattccaaaaaaaaaaaaaaataaagaaaatgattacTAGTTTATTGcataaatatttataatatatcatTTGAAATCATATATTTACTGTTCACAccattaatttattaaattaaattGCATGCCACGTTTTTGAATAATCGATATATAACCTATATATAATTTTGGATAGAAATGTTACTGGTAAGCTATTATAGTAAATTACTTAACTAATGATTCGTACGTATTTCAGAGTCAATTAAGTACATGCTATCAGAAAACCGCCATCTCATATATAAACCAGACGATTACCATCGGATCCCATTGCAATACGCTGTTCTTCATAATAATGCACAAGCAACTGAAGCGCTACTAAAAATAGATACCTCAGTAGGATATAAAAAGGTGATGGAAGATGGCATAGAATCTTCGCTGGTTCATATTGCTTCAAGTCAAGGTCATCAGGCCCTAGTGAATCTTCTTATATTAAAATGTCGTAGATGTTCAGAGATGATTGATGGCAAAGGTAGAAATATTCTTCATGTTGCTATAGATAATAAGAAAACAGAAGTTGTTGAATATATTTTCAAAAAGGAATCCTTAAGTTTTCTTATCAATCAAAAAGATAAAGATGGGAATACTCCTATTCATTTATATATGGCGTCTGAGCTTGATATGATAGAAACATTGATGGATTCAAGGGTCAACATGAATATCCTCAACAATCAAGGTAACACTCCTTTGGACGTTGCATCTTCAAGCATAAAACGAAACAGATTGTTAAAGGTACACTACTcgtactatattatatatatatatatatatatatatatatatatatatatatatatatatatatatatatatatatatatatatataagtacgtaCTTTTTTAAGTTTTTGTAGTATCGTTTCCGGTCCATCAATAAATACATATAACCAGATGAGCTCTCTACAGTACtttaaaatcaattggtgataTATAGAGAAGTTCTCCTAACCTTATATGCATAAAATTGAAAAATATATTAACCAAGGCAAATCCATAAAAATGAATGAGCCTAAATAGCCGAACACCACAATTAGTTAGGTGAGCCTCGAAAGCATAATATGATCAAGCATCGCCACAATTAGTTGGTGGTCCCAGTCGTTGGTCAAAGAAGTGAAAATTTTGTCGTGTAGTGGGGCTATTTGCGGCGAAATTGCGTCGCCCCAAATACTTTCGTCGTCTATCCTGTTTTTTCTTGTAACAAAACTCAACTACCTTTCTTATTTTTTCGACACGTACGCTTTTTTTTCTGTGTGTCAACCTTATAGCTTCTTAAAATTTATGACATAAAATTTGGagattatatttttttaaaaattaattagaTTAAATCATGTTTTAGGATATAATTAGATAAAAATCAATTACATAAATGAGATACATATTAtacatatatctaatagacaaaagtgATGAATAATAACTAGGGGTATTTTCGAATTTTTCACTTttttttatactaaatttcatttcacaaacaaagccccccacacttttttcaaaaattcaaatcgactcctcaaacaggggggtaaagtgtcaaataaccattttcataaataatcttaaataaactccacacaaatattcaacgggtcaatttttccggcaccatcgttaaactcgaaataatt
This genomic interval carries:
- the LOC139902064 gene encoding protein ACCELERATED CELL DEATH 6-like; this encodes MIASLFTETKVYNSSLMDEESYPYSHKSVTQKSLEKLNNGVLEVTPSNNTILHLVSMLGNVKYANNIIKEHPSLLYIRNSEGETAAYVAASEGHMDILEIMIHYFKIKKDDIESLVTRTMDNNTALHVAIQNHHVGVIFLLIKQIPQLANRINNLKESPIYLVAERGSYHRILKLILDNCEHRTFEGPNGRTALHAAAISGSSESIKYMLSENRHLIYKPDDYHRIPLQYAVLHNNAQATEALLKIDTSVGYKKVMEDGIESSLVHIASSQGHQALVNLLILKCRRCSEMIDGKGRNILHVAIDNKKTEVVEYIFKKESLSFLINQKDKDGNTPIHLYMASELDMIETLMDSRVNMNILNNQGNTPLDVASSSIKRNRLLKAVEMGIPIGRTAAPVKQDTASDEELNNTYKHVNELLVVVTLIATASFAAAFTVPGGFDSDEGSDHAGMPILLKKAAFKAFMTTNTVAFSCACAAIFGYFNLIVLRRSNTKIVTPKIFRGVFKVAIHIRIFTLSAIIAMSIAFATGIYVVLTPYPALAISLCFIALLINYYSFCFTIPKDN